The Oncorhynchus gorbuscha isolate QuinsamMale2020 ecotype Even-year unplaced genomic scaffold, OgorEven_v1.0 Un_scaffold_6969, whole genome shotgun sequence genome contains the following window.
CACTGAGGCGTCctgaaacagtgttgtttaatAAAGGCattgtatgtatagttttttgggccttttcctccagcattgtcccagccaaaTCCAAGGCAGCAGGaataattaagtcctccacaatagtatgatgcttgcctgtcctagccactcggtagctcacaaTATAAGATGcatctagccccttcttattaaatggtatctgttgcttttacaCGTCTTACTACTTGAAAGTCATCTTACTTATGTGGCTTATTTTTGAAATTGTCATGTTTAGTTTCTAAATGTCTgagcaagagtgaaggtttcccacCAGAGAGTAACgattaatgtgattggatgttaattatttgactaggctacctgtatttgacattgtgttgttatttcgctgaacactagatggtttttgtgaccttagagatcctttttattctctattttggttaggtcagggtgtgactaggatgGGTAGTCTAGTTTTttcatttctatgttggcctggtatggttcccaatcaaaggcagctgtctatcgttgtctctgattggggatcttatttaggcagccttttcccactggATTTTTGTGGGATcatgtctatgtatagttgcctgcaAACACTACATTGTCTTCACGTTTCGTTTTTGAGCTTTATTGTTTTCTGTGAGTTTCATCAAATTAACATGTGGAAATCTGTACTCGCTGAGCCTTGGTCCATTAATTCAACCAATGTTCGTGACAGGTTTACTTTATTTTTGGCTGTCAAACGAGGTTATTCATTCAAGGGggaaaaaaactcacccaaatgtgtAGCCCCGTTTGAtaatataaatgtactgtttgaaaatgtgaagacatTTTTTTATAATTTAACTTACAAACAGGTTTGTCCAACTATTCTGATTTCttgaaaaaaaaacgaaaaaaaaataaatgtctaGCCTTTAACGTCAATTATTTAAATACGTTTAAGTTAAATACACATTTTCACAAATGTTGTAGCTTAGACCCTATTTTATATAAATTGAGTTCATCGGTTGAGACATAGCATACTCTTGAATACAGTGTGGGAGTTTACACATTTTTAGATACTTTTAaaaggttaaaaatatatatataattaaaaacattcaaatagtttgacaaccctgtaTGTCTTCTTTCAAATGTTATCACACCCAATACATTTTTCCACTGATGAACACATGGAtgtctcacctctcacctctatGGATGTCTCACCTCtatctcacctctttctcctgaaTATTTTgacattcaggtccaaaaagtcactttctgaccacttcaACCATTGGTAAAGGTTTTGTTAAAAGGGGTGCAGTCGGAAAGTTATTGAAATCATATGGATCAACCCCTCTGTCATTTTGTATGGTAGGCTATCACAGCCCAGTCAGTGGACGGTGTATGCTGGCTATTTGATCCAGATACAGATGGCTTATGCCACTGGCAATTCAGTGAGACGCATCATCTCTCATGAAAAATACGACAAGCAGACTAAGGATAATGACATCGCTCTTATGAAACTCAACACACCCCTCACTATGTCAGGTAAGTCACTGGTCGATTTCAAAAATTTGAAACACATGTTCCAATGGCAAATTACATTAGGGGTTTGGAAAAATAACAGTATGATGTAAATTGATACACATGCATAGTAAAGTTGCATTCAACCTTTTCAATGTTGTGAAGGAGCCCTAACACGGTTAATATTATATATTGTTTTAATGTGTCAATATTTTGGAAGTCATATTGGAGTACAACACTCCAAGCCAGTCTTAAatgttttgtgttgtagataaCGTGAGAGCAGTGTGTCTGCCCAACTTCGGAGTGAATCTGACTCCCAGCGAGAAGCCTGGATCTCTGGATGGGGGTCCATTAGGAGTGGTGGCAAGACAACTTTATTACAGGACCAATGACTGTCATTATTAAACACAGGTCATCAGAATGAAATCTATTTGTTGTATTAAATCTTTATGCTTGACAATCATTGCGATGACTCCAGGGTTGGTGTCAGAAAACCTGCGTCAGGCCCGGATCACCATGTACAGCAGACACACATGTAACGCACAGTTGGTGTACAATGGACGCGTCACCACCTCTATGATCTGTGCTGGGACACTGGCAGGAGGAGTGGACTCATGTCAGGTCAGATTCACACTTAAAATATTTTGTAATAGATATTCATGGGAAGTTTTTTTACTACCTACTTGATGCTACATGTATTCTTTCTTATTTGATATAATCTTTTGATTTGCTGTTTTCTTATTGTGTTCTGATAGAGCGGATGGTGGTAAAATGAAGAAATGAACATACTCTGGAATGTATAAAGTTATGATCCCATGATGTAATGCTAACTTGGGGGGTAACTTTTGTGTCTTGCAGGGGATAGTGGAGGACCCATGGTGACCAAGGAGGGTTCATTATGGTGGCTGGTAGGGGACACTAGCTGGGGTATAGGTTGTGCTCTGAAGAACAAGCCAGGAATCTATGGCAATGTCTCCCACTTCCTTCCCTGGATATATGAACAATTGCAGGTAGGtactaacagtaactaacagttgattgatttattgtAAGATAAGAAAATATAGCATTTTATTGTCTCTTTTCATATACATCTGTTTTGCATAACTCCATACAGGACATAAAACATACATAAATATAGAGGGCAAGGGGCTATACAAATTATGtggattattatgtggattattacCTTTTAACATCTTTTATCCACTTTGAATTTCCTTGCAGAAAAATTGATGGAGATACCAATGATGATGGCCTCTTTTGCTTATCAAAATCACCTGTCTGAAATGTGGCTTCTGAATAAATGACAGGTACACTGCTTTCAGGAATGATTTTTGGTGCCTGTTGACTtataggcaaagggtggctacattgaagaatctaaaatatatttagatgtttaacacttttttggttactacatgattccatatgtgttatttcatagttttgatgtcttcactattattgtacaatgtagaaaatagtaaaaataaagaacccttgaatgagtatttgtgtccaaacttttgactggtactgtacatatgattCACACAAAATGCTAGCAACTGCTTATATCTGTGATTAATAAGGGAGTGACTGTTTTATGTGAATTCATTTCCTGGAGCTGTCTCTGTATGGGACACAAAGACATGACTGCTTCCTTATGTGCTCATGTGCCAAGATGTGCACTGGGAGTGACTCACCTTAGGTTTGTGATA
Protein-coding sequences here:
- the LOC124029608 gene encoding transmembrane protease serine 2-like, whose amino-acid sequence is MAYATGNSVRRIISHEKYDKQTKDNDIALMKLNTPLTMSDNVRAVCLPNFGVNLTPSEKPGSLDGGPLGVVGWCQKTCVRPGSPCTADTHVTHSWCTMDASPPL